The following are encoded in a window of Francisella tularensis subsp. tularensis genomic DNA:
- a CDS encoding 5-(carboxyamino)imidazole ribonucleotide synthase — MKIGIIGAGQLARMLSLAGTPLGLEFHCLGKNGDCAEEVVKTVTDIELTKVNDVVAWAKQFDVITFENENISHELIKAINHEVSVYPSAKAIAISQDRLLEKSFMQDHGIATAKFVNIDSLAKLQSAVDDHGLPAILKTRRFGYDGKGQFVIRSQEDITKAWDVLKYAPDGLIYEAFVDFDYEVSQICTADLKGNIAFYPLARNTHKQGIIVESEAPFENVVLAEKAQQIAKILVKEFAYVGTLAIEFFVKGDELIVNEIAPRVHNSGHWSIDGAVTSQFENHVRAIAGLILGDTTSRKTVMLNCIGGMPATKDLAALDRVKIHSYNKEPRKGRKVGHLNLNLNDETDEYQLLQVKKIIALSEEI; from the coding sequence ATGAAAATAGGTATTATCGGAGCTGGACAACTTGCCAGGATGCTAAGCTTAGCAGGTACACCTTTAGGTTTAGAGTTTCATTGTCTTGGTAAAAATGGTGATTGTGCTGAAGAAGTTGTAAAAACTGTTACAGATATTGAGCTAACAAAGGTAAATGATGTTGTAGCTTGGGCAAAGCAGTTTGATGTGATAACTTTTGAAAATGAAAATATCTCTCATGAGCTTATCAAAGCTATAAATCATGAGGTGAGTGTGTATCCATCAGCTAAAGCTATAGCTATTTCTCAAGATCGTTTACTTGAGAAATCCTTTATGCAAGATCATGGTATTGCTACTGCAAAATTTGTAAATATCGATAGTTTGGCAAAATTGCAAAGTGCTGTTGATGATCATGGTCTGCCAGCTATACTAAAAACTCGTCGATTTGGCTATGATGGTAAGGGCCAGTTTGTGATTAGATCACAAGAGGATATTACTAAAGCATGGGATGTGCTCAAGTATGCTCCGGATGGGCTTATTTATGAGGCTTTTGTTGATTTTGATTATGAAGTTTCACAAATATGTACAGCTGATCTAAAGGGTAATATCGCCTTTTATCCATTGGCTAGAAATACTCATAAGCAGGGTATTATCGTTGAATCAGAAGCACCTTTTGAAAATGTTGTACTTGCTGAAAAAGCACAACAAATCGCTAAAATTCTAGTCAAGGAGTTTGCATATGTTGGTACTTTGGCAATTGAGTTTTTTGTCAAGGGTGATGAGCTAATAGTCAATGAAATAGCGCCACGTGTGCATAATAGCGGTCATTGGAGTATTGATGGCGCCGTCACATCACAATTTGAAAATCATGTGCGTGCTATTGCCGGATTGATTTTAGGTGATACAACTAGTCGTAAGACAGTTATGCTAAATTGTATCGGTGGTATGCCGGCAACAAAAGATTTAGCAGCTCTAGATAGAGTTAAAATTCATAGTTATAACAAGGAGCCTCGTAAGGGACGTAAAGTAGGTCATTTAAACCTTAATTTAAATGATGAAACTGATGAGTATCAGCTACTTCAAGTTAAAAAAATAATTGCTCTTTCTGAAGAAATTTAG
- the purE gene encoding 5-(carboxyamino)imidazole ribonucleotide mutase, whose amino-acid sequence MSVQVGVIMGSKSDWSTMKECCDILDNLGIGYECEVVSAHRTPDKMFDYAETAKERGLKVIIAGAGGAAHLPGMVAAKTTLPVLGVPVKSSTLNGQDSLLSIVQMPAGIPVATFAIGMAGAKNAALFAVSILQHTDINIAKALAEFRAEQTRFVLENPDPREH is encoded by the coding sequence ATGAGTGTACAAGTTGGTGTAATAATGGGCTCTAAATCTGATTGGAGTACAATGAAAGAATGTTGTGATATCTTGGATAATTTAGGTATTGGTTATGAATGTGAAGTAGTGTCTGCTCATCGAACTCCAGATAAGATGTTTGACTATGCCGAAACTGCTAAAGAAAGAGGCCTTAAGGTTATAATAGCAGGAGCTGGCGGTGCTGCACATTTACCTGGAATGGTTGCGGCAAAAACTACTTTACCAGTATTAGGTGTACCAGTTAAATCAAGTACACTTAATGGCCAAGATAGTTTATTATCAATAGTACAGATGCCAGCGGGTATTCCAGTAGCTACTTTTGCAATTGGTATGGCAGGAGCAAAAAACGCGGCGCTTTTTGCTGTAAGTATCTTGCAACATACAGATATAAATATTGCAAAAGCACTAGCTGAGTTTAGAGCTGAGCAAACACGATTTGTTTTGGAAAATCCTGATCCTAGGGAGCACTAA
- the purN gene encoding phosphoribosylglycinamide formyltransferase, giving the protein MSKLNLVILGSTRGTNMQAIIDAIANKQLNAQVSLVISNKSDAYILQRAADYNIPTKYIAAKGLTREQYDELVVAEIQKYNPDLILLIGFMRILSSVFIKAFEGKILNIHPSLLPKHRGLMDLAVHQSVIDAGDSISGCTIHQVSEEVDGGDIVLQLKCDVVKEDTADSLKEKVQALESKAWIEVIKNWDK; this is encoded by the coding sequence ATGTCTAAGCTAAATCTTGTTATATTAGGCTCTACGCGTGGGACTAATATGCAAGCTATAATAGATGCAATAGCAAATAAGCAGCTAAATGCTCAGGTAAGCCTAGTAATTTCAAATAAGTCAGATGCTTATATATTACAAAGAGCAGCAGATTATAATATCCCAACTAAATATATAGCAGCTAAAGGTTTGACTAGAGAGCAGTATGATGAGCTAGTTGTTGCTGAAATCCAAAAATATAATCCAGATTTGATTTTGCTGATAGGCTTTATGCGTATTTTAAGCTCGGTGTTTATCAAAGCTTTTGAAGGTAAGATCTTAAATATTCATCCATCACTATTGCCAAAGCACCGAGGATTAATGGATTTGGCAGTGCATCAGTCAGTTATCGACGCTGGAGATAGTATATCTGGATGCACTATCCATCAAGTAAGTGAAGAAGTCGATGGTGGTGATATAGTTTTGCAGTTAAAATGTGATGTGGTGAAAGAAGATACGGCTGATAGCTTAAAAGAAAAAGTACAAGCCTTAGAGAGTAAAGCTTGGATAGAAGTTATTAAGAATTGGGATAAGTAA
- a CDS encoding phosphoribosylaminoimidazolesuccinocarboxamide synthase encodes MLDKQIIANNIKNVLKSTNLDIKNKYIGKVRDMYFTDDKSILISTDRQSAFDRSLGFIPFKGQILAQSSVWWFKETAHIVKNHFIDSPDPNVVIARKAKVLPIEFVVRGYITGSTSTSLWTHYKNGSRDYCGNILPEGLKKNQKLPQNILTPTTKEQDHDRPISAEDIVKEGWLTQQQWDFASQKALELFEFGQKKALEHGLILADTKYEFGIDEQTGEIILIDEIHTPDSSRFWLKDSYATRFENGEEPENIDKEFFRLWFAKNCDPYNDEVLPQAPQELVVELSQKYIALFEMITGQKFEVPRDLENINQRIVKNVTDYLNMEKPVNILLVGSGSREHAIAEAVKRSSIANKLFCISTAINPAIDKITQGYQIADICNCDEVLEYAKSQSIDIAIIGPEAPLEAGLADALKTAAIGVVGPTKKLAQLETSKGFTRDLIRDYDIGANPFFRKFNSMDGVEETLKKYQNQFVIKADGLCGGKGVLVWGDHLHSLDEAIRHCQSLVDAGKEFVIEEKLVGQEFSLISFTDGKNFIHMPAVQDHKRAHEGDKGPNTGGMGTYSDANHSLPFLSAADIERAKQINEKVVRALADKFGEPYQGILYGGFMATKDDTKVIEYNARFGDPEAMNLLTLLETDFVEIAQAITQGKLDTVKAKFKNQASVCKYLVPLGYPNQSVKNFEIDISQCPDNVELFLGAVDYKDGKLIGTGSRAIAVLGLGDTIAEAEQKAENAVKNIYGKLFHRPDIGTKELINKRIKHMNLLRGDKYQELK; translated from the coding sequence ATGCTTGATAAACAAATCATTGCTAATAATATAAAAAATGTTCTAAAATCAACAAATCTTGATATCAAGAATAAATATATAGGTAAAGTAAGAGATATGTACTTTACTGATGACAAAAGTATTTTGATATCTACAGATAGACAATCTGCTTTTGATAGATCTTTGGGTTTTATACCATTTAAGGGGCAAATCCTTGCACAATCATCAGTATGGTGGTTCAAAGAAACAGCACATATTGTCAAAAACCACTTTATAGACTCTCCAGATCCAAATGTTGTCATCGCGAGAAAGGCAAAAGTATTGCCAATTGAGTTTGTCGTTAGAGGTTATATAACTGGTTCAACTTCTACATCATTGTGGACACATTATAAAAACGGTAGCCGTGACTATTGTGGCAATATCCTGCCAGAAGGTTTAAAAAAGAATCAAAAATTACCACAAAATATCCTTACACCAACTACCAAAGAGCAAGATCATGATCGCCCAATTTCAGCTGAGGATATTGTCAAGGAAGGTTGGCTAACTCAGCAGCAGTGGGATTTTGCTTCACAAAAGGCTCTAGAACTTTTTGAGTTTGGACAAAAAAAAGCCTTAGAACATGGCTTAATTTTGGCGGATACTAAATATGAGTTTGGTATTGATGAGCAAACTGGAGAGATTATTTTGATCGATGAGATCCATACTCCAGATAGCTCAAGATTTTGGCTAAAAGATAGCTATGCTACAAGATTTGAAAATGGTGAAGAACCAGAGAATATTGATAAAGAATTTTTTAGATTATGGTTTGCAAAAAATTGTGACCCATATAATGATGAAGTTTTACCACAAGCACCACAAGAGTTAGTTGTCGAATTATCTCAAAAATATATAGCCCTTTTTGAAATGATAACAGGGCAAAAGTTTGAAGTACCAAGAGATTTAGAAAATATAAATCAACGTATTGTTAAAAATGTTACAGATTACTTAAATATGGAGAAGCCAGTGAATATTCTTCTAGTAGGATCAGGAAGTAGAGAGCATGCGATAGCAGAAGCAGTCAAAAGAAGCTCTATTGCAAATAAGCTTTTTTGTATAAGCACAGCGATTAACCCTGCGATAGATAAGATAACGCAAGGGTATCAAATCGCTGATATTTGTAATTGTGATGAAGTACTAGAGTATGCAAAATCACAAAGTATTGATATTGCGATTATCGGTCCTGAAGCACCACTTGAGGCTGGTCTAGCTGATGCACTTAAGACAGCAGCAATTGGCGTAGTTGGTCCAACCAAAAAGTTAGCACAGCTTGAAACATCAAAAGGTTTCACTAGAGATCTGATCCGTGATTATGATATAGGCGCTAATCCTTTCTTTAGAAAGTTTAACTCGATGGATGGAGTCGAAGAGACTCTCAAAAAATATCAAAATCAATTTGTCATAAAAGCTGATGGTTTATGTGGTGGTAAAGGAGTGCTTGTTTGGGGCGATCATTTGCACAGCCTTGATGAGGCGATTAGACACTGTCAGTCATTGGTAGATGCTGGCAAAGAGTTTGTTATCGAGGAGAAGCTTGTTGGCCAGGAGTTCTCGCTGATATCATTTACTGATGGCAAAAATTTTATCCATATGCCAGCAGTCCAAGATCATAAGCGTGCCCATGAAGGTGACAAAGGTCCTAATACCGGTGGTATGGGTACTTATTCTGATGCTAATCATAGTTTACCGTTTTTATCAGCTGCTGATATCGAAAGAGCAAAACAAATAAATGAGAAAGTTGTCAGAGCTTTAGCTGATAAATTTGGTGAACCATATCAAGGTATCCTTTATGGTGGCTTTATGGCGACAAAAGATGATACTAAAGTGATCGAGTATAATGCACGTTTTGGTGATCCAGAAGCGATGAATCTACTTACACTGTTAGAGACAGATTTTGTTGAGATTGCTCAAGCTATTACACAGGGTAAACTTGATACGGTCAAAGCTAAGTTTAAAAATCAAGCAAGCGTATGTAAATATCTAGTACCGCTTGGCTATCCAAACCAATCAGTTAAAAACTTTGAGATAGATATTTCACAATGCCCTGATAATGTCGAGCTTTTCTTAGGTGCTGTTGATTATAAAGATGGTAAGCTAATTGGTACAGGTTCTAGAGCTATAGCTGTACTTGGTTTAGGTGATACAATAGCTGAAGCAGAGCAAAAAGCCGAAAATGCTGTCAAAAATATTTATGGTAAACTATTTCATCGTCCAGATATTGGTACTAAAGAGCTTATCAATAAGCGTATCAAACACATGAATTTGTTGCGTGGTGATAAATATCAGGAGCTTAAATAA
- the purM gene encoding phosphoribosylformylglycinamidine cyclo-ligase: protein MAGLKYEDAGVNIEAGNQAVERMKQHVKKTFTQDVLTGLGSFGSLYSLKNIINNYDDPVLVQSIDGVGTKTKVAVMCGKFENLGYDLFSAATNDIVVMGAKPITFLDYVAHDKLDPAIMEELVKGMSKACAECVVSLVGGETAEMPGVYQAGEIDMVGVITGIVDRKRIINGENIKEGDIVFGLSSSGLHTNGYSFARKLFFDVAGNKHTDTYPELEGKTIGDVLLEPHINYTNIIHDFLDNGVDIKGMAHITGGGFIENIPRVLPQGLGAQIDKDSFATPAIFKLMQRIGDISEFEMYRSFNMGIGMTIIASQDQFDKMQELAKKHTNTKLYQIGKITNSGKVEII from the coding sequence ATGGCAGGCTTAAAATATGAAGATGCTGGCGTAAATATCGAAGCTGGTAATCAAGCTGTAGAAAGAATGAAGCAGCATGTCAAAAAAACTTTTACCCAAGATGTTTTGACAGGTTTGGGTAGCTTTGGTTCTTTATACTCACTAAAAAATATTATAAATAATTATGATGATCCTGTCTTAGTACAGTCGATTGATGGTGTTGGTACAAAGACAAAAGTCGCGGTAATGTGTGGTAAGTTTGAAAACCTTGGTTATGATCTTTTCTCAGCTGCGACAAATGATATTGTTGTAATGGGTGCCAAGCCAATTACGTTTCTAGATTATGTCGCGCATGATAAGCTTGACCCTGCAATTATGGAAGAGCTCGTCAAAGGGATGTCAAAAGCTTGTGCTGAGTGTGTGGTTTCGCTGGTAGGTGGCGAGACTGCGGAAATGCCTGGAGTATATCAAGCTGGTGAGATTGACATGGTTGGAGTTATCACTGGTATCGTTGATAGAAAAAGAATTATCAATGGTGAGAATATCAAAGAGGGTGATATTGTCTTTGGGCTTAGTTCATCAGGATTACATACAAATGGCTACTCTTTTGCACGTAAACTATTTTTTGATGTAGCAGGCAACAAACATACTGATACTTATCCAGAGTTAGAGGGTAAAACTATCGGTGATGTGCTACTTGAACCACATATCAACTATACTAATATCATCCATGATTTCTTAGATAATGGTGTTGATATCAAAGGTATGGCACATATCACAGGTGGCGGGTTTATCGAGAATATTCCACGCGTATTACCACAAGGTTTAGGTGCCCAAATTGACAAAGATAGTTTTGCAACTCCAGCTATTTTTAAGCTAATGCAGAGAATCGGCGATATAAGCGAGTTTGAAATGTATCGCTCATTTAATATGGGTATTGGTATGACGATAATTGCTAGCCAAGATCAATTTGACAAGATGCAAGAATTAGCTAAAAAACATACTAATACAAAACTATATCAAATTGGTAAAATCACAAATTCAGGAAAGGTAGAAATTATCTAA
- the folD gene encoding bifunctional methylenetetrahydrofolate dehydrogenase/methenyltetrahydrofolate cyclohydrolase FolD, producing MILIDGKSLSKDLKERLATQVQEYKHHTAITPKLVAIIVGNDPASKTYVASKEKACAQVGIDSQVITLPEHTTESELLELIDQLNNDSSVHAILVQLPLPAHINKNNVIYSIKPEKDVDGFHPTNVGRLQLRDKKCLESCTPKGIMTMLREYGIKTEGAYAVVVGASNVVGKPVSQLLLNAKATVTTCHRFTTDLKSHTTKADILIVAVGKPNFITADMVKEGAVVIDVGINHVDGKIVGDVDFAAVKDKVAAITPVPGGVGPMTITELLYNTFQCAQELNR from the coding sequence ATGATTTTAATCGATGGTAAGTCTCTCTCAAAAGACCTTAAAGAGAGATTAGCAACTCAAGTTCAAGAATATAAGCATCATACAGCAATCACCCCAAAACTTGTCGCAATAATTGTTGGTAATGATCCGGCAAGTAAGACATATGTTGCCTCAAAAGAAAAAGCCTGTGCCCAAGTTGGTATAGATTCTCAAGTGATTACACTACCAGAGCATACTACAGAATCAGAACTTTTGGAGCTGATCGATCAGCTAAATAATGACTCTAGTGTTCATGCGATTTTAGTGCAGCTACCATTACCAGCACATATCAACAAAAACAATGTGATATATAGTATAAAACCAGAAAAAGATGTCGATGGTTTTCATCCTACAAATGTTGGTAGACTACAACTTAGAGATAAAAAATGCTTAGAATCTTGTACACCTAAAGGTATCATGACTATGCTAAGAGAGTATGGTATAAAAACAGAGGGGGCCTATGCAGTGGTTGTCGGCGCAAGTAATGTTGTTGGTAAACCAGTATCACAATTGCTGCTAAATGCTAAAGCTACGGTGACGACTTGTCATAGATTCACAACTGATCTTAAATCACATACTACAAAAGCAGATATCCTAATTGTTGCTGTTGGTAAGCCTAACTTTATCACAGCTGATATGGTCAAAGAGGGTGCTGTAGTTATTGATGTTGGTATTAATCATGTTGATGGTAAGATAGTTGGTGATGTTGATTTTGCTGCTGTAAAAGATAAGGTCGCAGCAATTACCCCAGTACCTGGAGGGGTTGGACCAATGACAATTACTGAACTGTTATATAATACTTTTCAGTGTGCTCAGGAGTTGAATAGGTAG
- a CDS encoding pilin, whose amino-acid sequence MKKKMQKGFSLVELMVVIAIIAILAAVAIPMYSNYTTRAQLGSDLSALGGAKATVAERIANNNGDASQVTILQANAAANGLPSGASVAAGTISYPSTVSGATIQLAPTVSSGAITWTCNISGVSASQVPSNCNAI is encoded by the coding sequence ATGAAAAAGAAAATGCAAAAAGGTTTCTCACTAGTTGAGTTAATGGTAGTGATCGCGATCATCGCTATCCTAGCAGCTGTAGCGATCCCGATGTACTCTAACTACACTACACGTGCTCAGTTAGGCTCTGATCTATCTGCTCTAGGTGGTGCTAAAGCTACAGTAGCTGAAAGAATAGCTAACAACAATGGTGATGCATCTCAAGTTACAATTCTTCAAGCTAATGCCGCTGCAAATGGTCTTCCAAGTGGTGCTTCAGTTGCTGCTGGTACTATTAGTTATCCATCAACAGTATCTGGTGCAACAATTCAATTAGCTCCTACAGTAAGTTCCGGTGCTATTACTTGGACTTGTAATATTTCAGGTGTATCAGCATCTCAAGTACCATCTAACTGTAATGCTATCTAA
- a CDS encoding prepilin-type N-terminal cleavage/methylation domain-containing protein: protein MQTHKQTGFSLVELMVVIAIIAILAAVAIPIYSNYKERAAIIESMNIIGNVKASIQNDINNNLDISQQTYDTPTGVTVTGSTSGATIDINLSQTSPQHFTNDNDIIRLSGVVVSGSTFQWTCSHNVNASTLTASNVPHTCSSTFSA, encoded by the coding sequence ATGCAAACACACAAACAAACAGGTTTCTCACTAGTTGAGCTAATGGTAGTAATTGCAATAATTGCAATCTTAGCAGCTGTAGCAATACCGATTTACTCAAACTACAAAGAGCGTGCTGCAATTATCGAATCTATGAACATAATTGGTAATGTCAAAGCTAGTATCCAAAATGATATCAATAATAATCTAGATATCTCACAGCAAACTTATGACACCCCTACTGGAGTCACTGTAACAGGTAGTACGTCAGGAGCTACTATTGATATAAACCTAAGCCAAACTTCACCACAACACTTTACCAACGATAATGATATTATCAGACTTAGTGGTGTAGTTGTTAGTGGTAGCACTTTCCAATGGACTTGCTCACATAATGTCAACGCCTCAACATTAACAGCTAGTAATGTCCCACACACTTGCTCAAGTACTTTTAGTGCTTAG
- the recN gene encoding DNA repair protein RecN, giving the protein MLLHLSIKNFAIIKSTEIDFREGMTVLTGETGAGKSILLDALSFVLGARLEKTFLQDDKLTEVSATFSIKDNHKAKRLLDELFIDYENDECTFRRVVNKSKQSRLFINGSVAKAADVKKVSDKLINIYSQNSHQDLLDPKSQLSLLDSFANNDELLKKVTDSFYQLQKINSEIAQLQEYIDTQNSQRELLEYKLDELVALELGENEFEQLAQRQKCLSSVDDIGYSLNHITSLMYDDEINIIAMLSELEKEVAKLDEGVFRNLQELISQTKVYAQESYAEAQNQLESLEQDPEELAKVEQRMSQIYDLARKHKIEPNYMYQYIQELQTELDNFTQDSTRLSQLNEQKQNLQQQYSEYANKLSQARKQAAKEFSKQVEKNIRSLNIPKGSFEAQILPAQSKTSKGVDECQFMINFNLGEQLAPVKKVASGGELSRIGLSIQAVSAAKRSYPTLVFDEVDVGISGATAEIVGKLLKKLSERLQVLCITHQPQVAAQGQTHLHVSKKYLKDTTESKIIELNQQQRIEEIAKIVGGVDISENTLSHARELLGL; this is encoded by the coding sequence ATGCTACTACATTTATCAATCAAAAACTTTGCGATTATAAAATCTACTGAAATTGATTTTAGAGAGGGTATGACTGTACTAACAGGTGAGACTGGCGCGGGTAAGTCAATTCTACTTGATGCGCTTAGTTTTGTACTTGGTGCAAGGTTAGAAAAGACATTTCTACAAGATGATAAGCTGACAGAAGTTTCGGCTACTTTTTCTATCAAAGATAATCACAAGGCAAAACGTCTTTTAGATGAGCTTTTTATTGATTATGAAAATGATGAATGTACTTTTAGAAGGGTGGTTAATAAATCTAAACAGAGTCGCCTATTTATAAATGGTAGTGTTGCCAAAGCTGCAGATGTCAAAAAAGTTTCAGATAAGCTGATAAATATCTATAGTCAAAATTCGCATCAAGATTTACTTGATCCTAAATCACAGTTAAGCTTGCTAGATAGTTTTGCAAATAATGATGAATTGCTAAAGAAAGTTACGGATTCATTTTATCAGTTACAAAAAATAAATTCTGAAATAGCACAATTGCAAGAGTATATTGATACACAAAATAGTCAGCGAGAATTACTTGAGTATAAGCTAGATGAACTAGTTGCTCTAGAGCTCGGTGAAAATGAATTTGAGCAGTTAGCGCAACGCCAAAAGTGTTTATCAAGTGTTGATGATATCGGCTATAGTCTTAATCATATTACAAGTCTAATGTATGATGATGAGATAAATATAATCGCGATGCTTAGTGAGCTTGAGAAAGAAGTAGCAAAGCTAGATGAAGGAGTATTTAGAAACCTCCAAGAGCTAATATCCCAAACTAAAGTGTACGCTCAAGAAAGTTATGCTGAAGCACAAAACCAACTAGAATCACTAGAGCAAGATCCAGAGGAGTTGGCAAAAGTAGAGCAACGTATGAGCCAAATATATGATCTTGCACGTAAGCATAAGATTGAGCCTAACTATATGTATCAGTATATCCAAGAGTTGCAGACAGAGTTAGATAATTTTACTCAAGATAGTACGCGACTATCACAGTTAAATGAGCAAAAACAAAACTTACAACAGCAATACAGTGAATATGCAAATAAGCTTAGTCAAGCACGTAAACAAGCAGCTAAAGAATTCTCAAAACAAGTTGAGAAAAATATTCGTTCTCTTAATATCCCCAAAGGTAGTTTTGAGGCACAGATTTTGCCGGCCCAAAGCAAAACATCTAAAGGTGTAGATGAGTGCCAATTTATGATTAACTTCAACCTTGGTGAGCAACTAGCACCTGTCAAAAAGGTTGCATCAGGTGGTGAGCTAAGTAGGATTGGCTTATCGATACAAGCAGTATCAGCAGCAAAAAGATCCTATCCAACTTTAGTTTTTGATGAGGTTGATGTAGGTATTTCTGGAGCTACTGCGGAGATAGTTGGCAAACTACTCAAAAAACTATCAGAAAGACTACAAGTTCTGTGTATAACCCATCAGCCACAAGTTGCTGCTCAAGGTCAGACACATCTACATGTATCTAAGAAGTATCTCAAAGATACTACAGAATCAAAGATTATAGAACTAAATCAACAGCAGCGTATCGAAGAGATAGCTAAGATAGTCGGCGGTGTAGATATCTCAGAAAATACGTTATCTCATGCTAGAGAGCTTTTGGGCTTGTGA
- a CDS encoding cation diffusion facilitator family transporter, whose amino-acid sequence MKFDQQLEKKTLKTNLIVASIYALFSIIIVYFAQSLTVLLDTGYSVISILIYAVSIYVLRKINQPANKYYHYGYYRLEPIFIMLESWFVLLIAFSVILIALFNIFTHTIKPNYGIALLSEIVGTVVCVVMFLFVNKRAKKTGSKILFSDALMWKADALLGVGVIFNISIGFALEELGYARLALYVDPVVAILIGCYIMINPIKLGKEAYSHLLDAAPNIEFRNQIRQITKQVAENYFLLIDNIKITQSGRFMFIDVYLDLPEVIETKKILMFKSKLQQQLQNSFAQNKLKVYVSFKI is encoded by the coding sequence ATGAAATTTGATCAACAATTAGAGAAAAAAACTTTAAAAACAAATCTGATAGTCGCTAGTATTTATGCTTTATTTTCTATAATAATAGTGTACTTTGCCCAATCTTTGACAGTCTTACTAGATACTGGCTACTCGGTTATATCAATATTAATTTATGCGGTATCAATATATGTTTTAAGAAAGATTAATCAACCTGCAAATAAATACTATCACTATGGTTACTATCGACTAGAGCCTATATTTATTATGCTAGAATCTTGGTTTGTGTTACTTATAGCTTTTAGTGTGATTTTGATAGCGCTATTTAATATTTTCACACATACAATCAAGCCAAATTATGGTATAGCGTTGTTATCGGAAATTGTAGGTACTGTTGTATGTGTTGTGATGTTTTTGTTTGTTAATAAAAGAGCCAAAAAGACAGGCTCAAAGATTTTGTTTTCTGATGCATTAATGTGGAAGGCTGATGCTTTATTAGGCGTTGGTGTGATTTTTAATATATCTATAGGTTTTGCCTTAGAAGAGTTAGGCTATGCTAGGTTAGCTTTATATGTCGATCCTGTAGTAGCAATCCTTATCGGCTGTTACATCATGATAAATCCGATAAAGCTTGGCAAAGAAGCATATTCACATTTACTCGATGCTGCTCCAAATATTGAGTTTAGAAACCAGATTAGGCAAATTACAAAACAAGTTGCAGAAAATTATTTTCTATTGATTGATAATATCAAAATCACTCAGTCTGGCCGTTTTATGTTTATAGATGTGTATTTAGACTTACCTGAAGTTATAGAAACTAAAAAAATACTTATGTTTAAGTCAAAATTACAGCAGCAGCTCCAAAACTCTTTTGCTCAAAATAAGCTAAAGGTTTATGTTAGTTTTAAAATATAA